From Permianibacter aggregans, a single genomic window includes:
- the rpsS gene encoding 30S ribosomal protein S19: MPRSLKKGPFVDLHLLKKVESAVAKNEKRPLKTWSRRSMILPEMVGLTMAVHNGKQHVPVFVTEDMVGHKLGEFSPTRTYKGHAADKKAKK, encoded by the coding sequence GTGCCACGTTCATTGAAAAAAGGACCGTTCGTTGATCTTCATCTGTTGAAGAAGGTCGAGAGCGCTGTAGCGAAGAACGAAAAGCGCCCGCTGAAAACCTGGTCGCGTCGTTCGATGATTCTGCCGGAAATGGTTGGCCTGACTATGGCTGTCCACAACGGTAAACAACATGTGCCGGTGTTTGTGACTGAAGATATGGTCGGTCACAAACTCGGTGAATTCTCGCCGACCCGTACCTACAAAGGTCACGCGGCCGACAAGAAAGCGAAGAAGTAA